A section of the Chryseobacterium scophthalmum genome encodes:
- the rpmG gene encoding 50S ribosomal protein L33 has translation MAKKGNRVQVILECTEHKESGMPGMSRYISTKNKKNTTERLELKKYNPVLKRSTLHKEIK, from the coding sequence ATGGCAAAAAAAGGAAATAGAGTTCAAGTAATACTTGAATGTACAGAGCACAAAGAAAGCGGTATGCCAGGAATGTCTAGATACATTTCTACAAAAAATAAAAAGAACACTACAGAAAGATTGGAATTGAAAAAATACAATCCGGTTCTTAAGAGATCTACCCTTCACAAAGAAATCAAGTAA
- the rpmB gene encoding 50S ribosomal protein L28: MSRICQITGKRAMVGNNVSHANNKTKRRFEINLLEKKFYLPEQDKHVTLKVSAHGLRIINKIGIEEAIERGIREGLIKKN; encoded by the coding sequence ATGTCAAGAATTTGCCAGATAACAGGAAAGCGTGCAATGGTTGGTAACAACGTTTCCCACGCTAATAACAAAACGAAGCGTCGTTTTGAAATTAACTTATTGGAAAAGAAATTTTACCTTCCAGAGCAAGACAAGCACGTTACGCTTAAAGTTTCAGCTCATGGATTGAGAATCATTAACAAGATTGGAATCGAAGAGGCTATCGAAAGAGGCATCAGAGAAGGATTGATTAAAAAGAACTAA
- the sppA gene encoding signal peptide peptidase SppA, with protein MKSFFKNVLANIVAIVILCFVFFFFFIIMIAVSSMSGEKSVDVKKNSVLTINLKTSIIDSPTEEQQSIFNIKDKNQNILIYDAVEAIHKAKDDDNIKGISIETDHISAGTTQIDDLRNAIEDFKKSGKFVYAYGNAVSQASYYLGSVADQYYLNPSGGIELKGLATEVTFFKDFAEKYGIGIEVIRHGKFKSAVEPFLRNDISPENQEQLSTLLNDIWGNTSSKMAASRKMKAEEFKTVVDSLYGMIPDLTVKYKLADKLIQKTEYDQLIRTKLSIAEKDKLNKVSLQKYIDSFKDKDSSGEKVAVLYASGSINSGDEYNEIYSEKYIKYIKELQEDKKVKAVVLRINSPGGSANASDEILFELQQLKKTKPLVVSFGDYAASGGYYIAMGADKIYSEPNTLTGSIGVFGVLPYFKDIANKNGVRSDIVATNANSAYYSSLHGLTPYGVNLMTRSVEGTYKRFVHFVTQNRKQTFEQIDNIGGGRVWSGVRAKQIGLVDELGTLNDAVKFAAQKANLKSYNVASYPKKMTAFEQIFEDLNEDDISARVIKNKIGKANYEILEQLTSEKLKSEVKMEMPYRIKID; from the coding sequence ATGAAGAGTTTCTTTAAAAATGTATTAGCAAATATAGTAGCTATTGTTATATTATGCTTCGTGTTTTTCTTCTTTTTTATTATCATGATTGCTGTCAGTTCAATGAGTGGAGAGAAATCGGTGGATGTGAAAAAGAATTCTGTTTTAACTATTAATCTGAAGACTTCTATTATTGATAGTCCTACAGAAGAGCAGCAAAGTATTTTTAATATTAAAGATAAGAATCAGAATATTTTGATTTATGATGCTGTGGAAGCTATTCATAAAGCGAAAGATGATGATAATATTAAAGGTATCAGTATTGAAACCGACCATATTAGCGCAGGAACTACTCAGATTGATGATTTGAGAAATGCTATTGAAGATTTCAAGAAAAGCGGAAAATTTGTTTATGCTTACGGAAATGCGGTTTCACAGGCTTCCTATTATTTAGGTTCTGTTGCTGATCAGTATTATTTAAATCCATCAGGTGGAATTGAGCTTAAAGGTTTGGCTACAGAAGTAACTTTCTTTAAAGATTTTGCAGAGAAATATGGAATAGGGATTGAAGTAATTCGTCACGGCAAGTTTAAATCTGCTGTAGAACCATTTTTAAGAAATGATATTTCTCCGGAAAATCAGGAGCAGTTGAGTACCTTATTAAATGATATTTGGGGAAATACTTCATCTAAAATGGCAGCCTCAAGAAAAATGAAAGCTGAAGAATTCAAAACTGTTGTAGACAGCTTATATGGAATGATTCCGGATTTAACGGTAAAATATAAATTGGCAGATAAGCTGATTCAGAAAACTGAGTACGACCAATTAATCAGAACAAAACTGAGTATTGCTGAAAAAGATAAACTAAACAAAGTTTCTCTACAAAAATATATCGATTCTTTTAAAGATAAAGATAGCTCAGGGGAAAAAGTAGCAGTTTTATACGCATCAGGTTCTATTAATAGCGGTGATGAATACAATGAAATTTATTCTGAAAAGTATATCAAGTATATCAAAGAACTTCAGGAAGACAAAAAAGTAAAAGCGGTAGTTTTAAGAATTAATTCTCCGGGAGGAAGTGCAAATGCTTCTGATGAGATTTTATTTGAACTTCAACAGTTGAAGAAAACAAAGCCTCTTGTTGTTTCTTTCGGTGACTATGCTGCTTCAGGTGGATATTATATTGCAATGGGAGCGGATAAAATTTATTCTGAACCAAATACTTTAACAGGATCTATCGGAGTTTTCGGAGTATTGCCTTACTTTAAAGACATTGCCAATAAAAACGGAGTACGTTCTGATATTGTTGCTACCAATGCCAACTCGGCTTATTATTCTTCATTGCACGGTCTTACGCCTTATGGAGTGAATTTAATGACGAGAAGTGTTGAAGGAACTTATAAAAGATTTGTACATTTTGTAACTCAAAACAGAAAACAGACTTTCGAGCAGATTGATAATATCGGAGGTGGAAGAGTTTGGAGTGGAGTTCGTGCAAAACAAATCGGCTTGGTAGACGAATTGGGAACTTTAAATGATGCAGTGAAATTTGCAGCACAAAAAGCAAACTTAAAATCTTACAATGTTGCTTCATATCCTAAAAAGATGACTGCATTTGAGCAGATTTTTGAAGATCTGAATGAAGACGATATCTCTGCAAGAGTCATCAAGAATAAAATTGGTAAAGCAAACTATGAGATTTTAGAACAGCTTACCAGTGAGAAATTAAAATCTGAGGTAAAAATGGAAATGCCTTACAGAATCAAAATAGACTAA
- the ribB gene encoding 3,4-dihydroxy-2-butanone-4-phosphate synthase, translating into MSDIKLNTIPEAIEDLKNGKIIIVVDDEDRENEGDFLCAAELTTPALINFMAVHGRGLICMPLPEKRCDELGLDVMVSRSSDPKETAFTVSVDLLGDGTSTGISAGDRAKTILALMDEKSKPTDFMRPGHIFPLRARKGGVLKRAGHTEAAIDLTSLAGLKEGGVICEIMNEDGSMSRLPDLHVFAQKHDMKIVSIEDLIHYQLKKGNLIERIEERKVQTAYGEFDFCAFRETSNDQIHFALTKGSWTVDEPVLVRVQSSDSYFDVLTRLNNGEKPLLEKVTSMVNEAGKGAIIFINNVSNSENTLRKLQQFLNYQDGQQKHPTAAFNYRDYGIGTQILKNLGINKFKVITQNPNVKPQVGGYDVEVTEMVQL; encoded by the coding sequence ATGTCAGATATTAAATTAAATACTATTCCAGAGGCGATTGAAGACCTTAAAAATGGTAAAATAATCATAGTAGTAGATGATGAAGACAGAGAGAATGAAGGTGATTTTCTTTGTGCTGCTGAATTAACAACACCTGCATTAATTAATTTTATGGCAGTTCATGGTAGAGGATTGATTTGTATGCCTCTTCCAGAAAAAAGATGTGATGAATTAGGTTTGGATGTAATGGTAAGCCGAAGCAGCGATCCTAAAGAAACTGCATTTACGGTTTCTGTTGACCTTTTGGGTGACGGAACTTCTACCGGAATTTCTGCAGGAGACAGAGCGAAAACTATTTTAGCTTTGATGGATGAAAAATCTAAACCGACAGATTTCATGCGTCCTGGTCACATTTTCCCGCTTCGTGCAAGAAAAGGGGGGGTTTTGAAAAGAGCAGGTCACACTGAAGCTGCGATTGATTTAACGAGCTTGGCTGGTTTAAAAGAAGGTGGTGTAATCTGTGAAATTATGAACGAAGACGGTTCTATGTCTCGTTTGCCGGATCTGCATGTTTTCGCTCAGAAGCATGATATGAAAATCGTTTCTATTGAAGATTTGATTCATTATCAGCTTAAAAAAGGAAACTTGATCGAAAGAATTGAGGAAAGAAAAGTACAAACTGCTTATGGCGAATTTGATTTCTGTGCTTTCAGAGAAACTTCAAATGACCAGATCCACTTTGCTTTAACAAAAGGATCTTGGACTGTTGATGAACCAGTTTTGGTAAGAGTACAATCTTCTGATTCTTATTTTGATGTTTTAACCAGATTGAATAACGGTGAAAAACCATTGTTGGAAAAAGTAACATCGATGGTGAATGAAGCTGGAAAAGGAGCAATTATTTTCATCAATAATGTTTCAAATTCTGAAAATACACTAAGAAAATTACAGCAGTTTTTAAATTATCAGGATGGACAACAAAAACATCCTACTGCAGCATTTAATTACAGAGATTACGGAATCGGAACTCAGATTCTGAAGAATTTAGGAATCAATAAATTTAAAGTGATCACTCAAAATCCTAATGTAAAACCTCAGGTTGGAGGTTATGATGTTGAGGTGACGGAGATGGTTCAACTTTAA
- the folK gene encoding 2-amino-4-hydroxy-6-hydroxymethyldihydropteridine diphosphokinase: MSQHKVVLLLGSNIGNQKNNIDLALTKISEACTILKKSEYLTSEPVEFASCNIFCNIATIISTHLSPIQLLDYVKKIEIEMGRLTDSSVSKVYTDRIIDIDIVKYNELKFVSERLEIPHNKHLFEREFSKILLKEFI, from the coding sequence ATGTCGCAACATAAGGTGGTTTTGTTACTCGGAAGTAACATTGGCAATCAAAAAAATAATATTGACCTCGCTTTAACCAAAATAAGTGAAGCTTGTACAATATTAAAAAAGAGTGAATATTTGACTTCAGAACCCGTAGAATTTGCCAGTTGTAATATTTTTTGTAATATTGCAACAATAATATCTACTCACCTATCACCTATTCAACTGCTTGATTACGTGAAAAAAATAGAAATTGAAATGGGTCGCCTTACTGATTCTTCAGTTTCGAAAGTTTACACAGACAGAATAATCGACATTGATATTGTGAAGTATAATGAGTTAAAATTTGTATCAGAAAGGTTAGAAATCCCTCATAACAAACATCTTTTTGAAAGGGAATTTTCTAAGATATTATTAAAAGAATTTATTTAA
- a CDS encoding GlsB/YeaQ/YmgE family stress response membrane protein, which produces MGFITWIIFGLLAGALAKVIMPGKQGGGWLITIILGIVGAFVGGLIGVYILHWGDVDSFWNFRSWFLAIGGAILVLWLYGMATRK; this is translated from the coding sequence ATGGGATTTATAACATGGATTATCTTTGGTCTATTGGCAGGAGCACTTGCTAAAGTGATTATGCCCGGAAAACAAGGTGGCGGTTGGCTGATAACGATTATCTTAGGTATCGTTGGTGCTTTCGTTGGCGGCTTGATTGGAGTATATATTCTTCATTGGGGAGATGTAGATTCTTTCTGGAACTTCAGAAGCTGGTTCCTTGCTATTGGTGGTGCAATCCTTGTACTCTGGCTTTATGGAATGGCAACTAGGAAATAA
- a CDS encoding DUF4295 domain-containing protein, with protein sequence MAKKVVATLQSGQSKKMTKVVKMVKSSKSGAYVFEEKVMNADEVEGFLKK encoded by the coding sequence ATGGCAAAGAAAGTAGTAGCAACCCTACAAAGCGGACAGTCTAAAAAAATGACTAAAGTCGTGAAAATGGTGAAGTCTTCTAAATCAGGAGCTTACGTTTTCGAAGAAAAAGTAATGAATGCAGACGAAGTTGAAGGTTTTTTGAAAAAATAA
- a CDS encoding OmpA family protein — protein MKLSLAIVALALAVPTVSYAQDSIAVVSTDEYPNTFSSGSANVSPFTQKSKRFNDWAVSFGAGVPLLQSGDLTSIKNGNGKNLFGYSAYVSVDKAITHAFGINLQYDRGETRQGWFNTKDPAPSANLNEVGARTQYDAISLLGDINFSNLLRRVDNKSTYRWALHGYAGVGTIAYRAYQKDANGQRLMTEIKPFKFGSFFGQAGAGLKFKVNRRLDLEGRLMYVYTGDDEFDGGGAQYSAINQREEQVSDNFFNATIGLSLKLGKHESHLMWHDPLQEIYYKLDVLANKNQDIEVCKKGDADNDGVCDDWDRQLDTPAGARVDGAGVALDADLDGVIDLHDKCVTVPGPVENQGCPLTPTTPVGPIDETVTNMEGIEFDLNSDRILPNNTPILNNAVNYINSSNGTYTVIGATDTRASDEYNQKLSERRANSVKNYLIKNGVDSSKLNAVGRGEKDLKYPECDPATKCPEWKNRANRRVYFEAK, from the coding sequence ATGAAATTAAGTTTAGCAATTGTTGCCTTAGCATTAGCTGTTCCTACAGTGAGCTATGCACAAGATTCAATAGCCGTAGTTTCTACCGACGAGTATCCAAATACATTTTCTTCAGGTTCTGCCAATGTCTCACCTTTCACTCAAAAATCTAAAAGATTTAATGATTGGGCTGTTTCATTTGGTGCAGGGGTTCCCTTACTGCAATCAGGAGATTTAACGTCTATTAAAAACGGTAACGGTAAAAATCTTTTTGGTTATTCTGCTTATGTAAGTGTTGACAAAGCAATTACCCATGCTTTCGGAATTAACTTACAATACGACAGAGGAGAAACCAGACAAGGTTGGTTTAATACAAAAGATCCTGCCCCTTCTGCTAATTTAAATGAAGTAGGTGCAAGAACACAATATGATGCAATCTCGTTATTAGGTGATATTAACTTTTCAAATCTTTTAAGAAGAGTTGATAACAAATCTACTTACAGATGGGCATTACATGGTTATGCAGGTGTTGGTACAATTGCCTATAGAGCATATCAAAAAGATGCAAACGGACAAAGATTAATGACAGAGATTAAACCATTTAAATTTGGTTCTTTCTTTGGACAAGCTGGAGCCGGTCTTAAATTTAAAGTAAACAGAAGATTAGATCTTGAAGGAAGACTAATGTATGTTTACACAGGTGATGATGAATTTGACGGTGGTGGAGCTCAATACAGCGCTATTAATCAAAGAGAAGAACAGGTTTCTGACAACTTCTTTAACGCTACCATTGGTCTATCTTTAAAATTAGGAAAACACGAATCTCACCTAATGTGGCATGATCCATTGCAGGAGATTTATTACAAATTAGATGTTTTGGCTAATAAAAACCAGGATATTGAAGTTTGTAAAAAAGGAGATGCCGATAATGACGGAGTTTGCGACGATTGGGACAGACAGCTTGATACTCCTGCAGGAGCAAGAGTTGACGGTGCTGGTGTAGCTCTTGATGCAGATTTAGATGGAGTAATCGATCTTCACGATAAATGTGTAACAGTTCCGGGACCTGTAGAAAATCAAGGTTGTCCATTGACGCCAACTACTCCGGTAGGACCAATCGATGAAACCGTAACCAACATGGAAGGAATTGAGTTTGATTTAAATTCTGACAGAATTTTACCAAACAACACACCAATTCTTAACAACGCTGTAAACTATATCAATTCTTCAAACGGTACTTATACTGTAATTGGAGCAACTGATACCAGAGCTTCTGACGAATACAACCAAAAATTGTCTGAAAGAAGAGCAAACAGTGTAAAAAATTATCTAATCAAAAATGGTGTAGATTCTTCTAAACTAAACGCTGTAGGTAGAGGTGAAAAAGACCTTAAATACCCAGAGTGTGATCCTGCTACTAAATGTCCCGAGTGGAAAAACAGAGCAAACAGAAGAGTTTATTTCGAAGCTAAATAA
- a CDS encoding OmpA family protein, whose protein sequence is MKLGLLLLSVLPMATYAQDSISVNSTNEYPNTFSSGSANVQKFDNKARRFNDWSISVGGGAAFMMNSDLTSFYDKKVNWGYNSYVSIDKQISHTFGISIAYQRGETNQKGMQEGTRGQLAGVGVAKTKYNQIALLGDVNFSNLLRRVDNHSPYRWAFHGYGGVGLMNFKTSLHDNDEFRWSNSPRRVPLFIDQKLDISSFYYQFGAGLKYKVSKLIDIEARAMYIISGDDEFDGGGYAEPADYVATSGNSKYNMINDKRSDNMLTVNLGVSFKLGKHMSHLAWHDPLQEVYYRTNVLENTANELVVCEKGDNDNDGVCDDWDRELNTPAGARVDGAGVALDMDLDGVIDLYDKCVTVPGSPDNNGCPVN, encoded by the coding sequence ATGAAATTAGGTTTATTATTATTGTCCGTTTTGCCTATGGCTACCTATGCACAGGACAGTATTTCCGTTAACTCTACAAACGAATATCCCAATACATTTTCTTCTGGTTCTGCAAATGTTCAAAAATTTGACAACAAAGCAAGAAGATTCAACGATTGGTCTATTTCTGTGGGTGGAGGTGCAGCATTTATGATGAACTCAGATCTTACTTCTTTTTATGACAAAAAGGTAAACTGGGGATACAACAGCTATGTGAGTATAGACAAACAAATCTCGCACACTTTTGGAATAAGTATCGCCTATCAAAGGGGTGAAACAAACCAAAAAGGAATGCAGGAAGGCACACGTGGGCAACTAGCCGGTGTAGGAGTTGCAAAAACAAAATACAATCAAATTGCTTTATTAGGAGATGTTAACTTTTCAAATCTTTTGAGAAGAGTTGATAACCACTCGCCTTACAGATGGGCTTTTCATGGTTATGGAGGAGTTGGTTTAATGAACTTTAAAACATCTTTACATGATAATGATGAATTTAGATGGAGTAATTCACCTAGAAGAGTACCATTATTTATTGATCAAAAGCTTGACATCAGTTCATTTTATTATCAATTTGGTGCAGGTTTGAAATATAAAGTTTCAAAACTCATTGATATAGAAGCCAGAGCGATGTACATTATCAGCGGGGATGACGAATTCGACGGTGGCGGTTATGCAGAACCTGCAGATTACGTCGCTACCAGTGGTAACTCCAAATATAATATGATCAACGATAAAAGATCAGATAATATGTTAACGGTTAATTTAGGTGTATCATTTAAATTAGGAAAACATATGTCTCATCTAGCTTGGCATGATCCTTTACAGGAAGTTTATTACAGAACGAATGTACTTGAAAATACAGCCAACGAATTAGTTGTATGCGAAAAAGGAGACAATGATAATGATGGCGTTTGTGATGACTGGGACAGAGAGCTGAATACTCCTGCAGGAGCAAGAGTTGACGGTGCTGGTGTAGCATTGGATATGGATCTTGACGGTGTCATCGATTTATACGACAAATGTGTTACCGTTCCAGGATCTCCTGATAACAATGGTTGTCCTGTGAACTAA
- the ftsY gene encoding signal recognition particle-docking protein FtsY, which produces MSWFKNIFKKEEKETLDKGLEKSNQGFFEKMTKAVVGKSKVDDEVLDNLEEILIASDVGASTTIKIIERIEERVARDKYVGINELDQILREEISGLLLENPHSGSGNIDTSKKPYVIMVVGVNGVGKTTTIGKLAHQFKSEGKKVVLGAADTFRAAAVDQLVIWSERVGVPIVKQEMGSDPASVAFDTVQSAVAQDADVVIIDTAGRLHNKINLMNELSKIKRVMQKVIPDAPHEILLVLDGSTGQNAFEQAKQFTAATEVNALAVTKLDGTAKGGVVIGISDQFQIPVKYIGVGEKMQDLQLFNGTEFVDSFFKKR; this is translated from the coding sequence ATGAGTTGGTTTAAAAATATTTTCAAAAAAGAAGAAAAAGAAACTTTAGATAAAGGTTTGGAAAAATCGAATCAGGGCTTCTTTGAAAAAATGACTAAAGCCGTAGTCGGCAAAAGCAAAGTAGATGACGAAGTTCTGGATAATCTGGAAGAAATACTGATTGCTTCAGACGTTGGTGCTTCTACAACCATCAAAATCATTGAAAGAATTGAAGAACGTGTTGCCAGAGACAAATATGTCGGCATAAATGAATTAGACCAAATTCTACGCGAAGAAATCTCCGGACTTCTTTTAGAAAATCCACACTCAGGAAGCGGAAATATTGACACAAGTAAAAAACCATACGTTATTATGGTTGTCGGTGTAAACGGTGTAGGAAAGACCACCACTATTGGAAAACTGGCTCATCAATTTAAATCTGAAGGTAAAAAAGTAGTTTTAGGAGCTGCAGATACGTTTAGAGCTGCTGCAGTTGATCAATTGGTTATCTGGAGTGAAAGAGTTGGCGTTCCTATCGTAAAACAGGAAATGGGTTCTGATCCTGCTTCTGTTGCTTTTGACACGGTACAAAGTGCAGTTGCTCAGGATGCCGATGTTGTTATTATTGACACCGCAGGAAGACTTCACAATAAAATTAATTTGATGAATGAACTTTCTAAAATCAAAAGAGTGATGCAAAAGGTTATTCCAGATGCTCCACACGAGATTTTATTGGTTCTTGATGGTTCTACAGGTCAGAATGCCTTTGAACAGGCAAAACAGTTTACAGCAGCTACTGAAGTGAATGCTTTAGCAGTAACAAAATTAGACGGAACTGCAAAAGGCGGTGTTGTAATTGGTATTTCAGATCAGTTTCAGATTCCGGTAAAATATATAGGTGTTGGAGAAAAAATGCAAGATCTTCAACTTTTTAATGGTACAGAGTTTGTAGATTCGTTCTTCAAGAAGAGATAA
- the fmt gene encoding methionyl-tRNA formyltransferase, translated as MKSLKVVFLGTPEFAKTALEAIHQSHHEVVGVVTVADKASGRGQKINQSPVKFFAAENNIPVFQPEKLRNPEFLEELKKLDADVFVVVAFRMMPKVLFEMPRMGTFNLHASLLPDYRGAAPINYAVINGEEKTGATTFFINEKIDEGNILLQEEIPVLENENAGSLHDRLMEMGSKLVVKTLDGLAENSIIEKPQPEVEHPKNAYKIFKEDTRIDWTKSSKEVHQFVLGMSPYPAAFTTLKIGEEEKGLKIYNGKFEVSEHGKPAGSLEISKNDFKIYTKDGVYFPLELQLEGKKRMNVKDFLNGFRNFDEIKMA; from the coding sequence ATGAAATCATTGAAAGTCGTTTTTTTAGGCACTCCAGAGTTTGCAAAGACTGCATTGGAGGCCATTCACCAATCTCATCATGAAGTTGTAGGCGTTGTAACCGTTGCAGATAAAGCAAGCGGACGCGGACAAAAAATCAATCAATCTCCTGTAAAATTTTTTGCTGCAGAAAATAATATTCCTGTTTTTCAACCTGAAAAATTAAGAAATCCTGAGTTTTTAGAGGAATTGAAAAAATTGGATGCTGATGTTTTTGTTGTTGTTGCTTTCAGAATGATGCCTAAAGTTTTGTTTGAAATGCCTAGAATGGGAACTTTCAACCTTCATGCTTCGTTGCTTCCAGATTACAGAGGTGCTGCTCCGATTAATTATGCAGTAATTAATGGCGAAGAAAAAACAGGCGCAACTACGTTCTTTATTAATGAAAAAATTGATGAAGGAAATATTTTATTGCAGGAAGAAATTCCGGTTTTGGAAAATGAAAATGCAGGAAGTCTTCATGACAGATTAATGGAAATGGGTTCAAAATTGGTGGTAAAAACATTGGATGGATTAGCAGAAAATTCAATCATTGAAAAACCTCAACCCGAAGTTGAACATCCAAAAAATGCTTACAAAATCTTCAAAGAAGACACAAGGATCGACTGGACAAAAAGTTCAAAAGAAGTTCATCAATTTGTCTTAGGAATGTCACCTTATCCTGCAGCTTTCACCACTTTAAAAATAGGAGAAGAAGAAAAAGGATTAAAAATATACAATGGAAAATTCGAAGTTTCAGAGCACGGAAAACCTGCTGGAAGCTTAGAGATTTCAAAAAATGATTTTAAAATCTATACCAAAGACGGAGTTTACTTTCCCTTAGAATTGCAATTGGAAGGTAAAAAAAGAATGAATGTCAAAGATTTTCTAAACGGATTCAGAAATTTCGACGAAATAAAAATGGCTTGA
- a CDS encoding RecQ family ATP-dependent DNA helicase, whose product MISAKDFNELKSKTLKHFWGYDQFRDSQEPVIDSVLNRKDTLVLLPTGAGKSLCYQLPALLQEGTCLVISPLLALMKDQVNQLKFRGIEAEYLSSELDEFDAEVIYNRCKDGLTKLLYVSPERLTNKLFLQQIEEIQLSFIAVDEAHCISEWGQDFRPSYQNIKDFRKNNPEITCLALTATATPKVLDEIKTKLELKDPKVFQKSFKRDNIKLFSEEISDKYQKVFNILKYAKESGIIYVRTRKDAELLTEFLHRHKIQNVDYFHAGLSTKEKNERQNFWNNSDQNVLISTNAFGMGIDKDNVRFVIHFSPSQSIENYYQEIGRAGRDGKKSYAFMLWNKQEISNFDQILRNQIPNKAEFLKIISYLYSKFQVAEFELPEKVFQLNTSGIQSFTKLSTAKIKNVLNFLHTQEIIFHNSNKSLSSLELLIKPDEIDQLPQKDAYFIELLLRSISGITTHKVMFSEQNVSNKIGVSVHLIKERLKELQQKNYLEYIDGALASVKFLKPRDERTINGMYWSLFEHIQKNKIQKWEEMKFFIEDNQYCKMKLILSYFGEKNTKNCGQCTVCEKNKQSIFGKNVSLEIIKVLNKKPATIEEISIQLQFHSKENILENLIFLLDSGKVKMLNFRTYSLV is encoded by the coding sequence ATGATTTCCGCTAAAGATTTTAATGAACTTAAAAGTAAAACCCTTAAGCATTTTTGGGGTTATGATCAATTCAGAGATTCTCAAGAGCCGGTTATTGATTCTGTTCTCAACAGAAAAGACACCTTAGTTCTTCTTCCCACCGGTGCCGGAAAATCATTATGCTATCAGCTTCCCGCTTTATTACAAGAAGGGACTTGTCTTGTCATTTCACCTTTATTGGCGTTGATGAAAGATCAGGTTAACCAGTTAAAATTCAGAGGAATTGAAGCAGAGTATCTAAGTTCGGAATTGGATGAGTTTGATGCCGAAGTTATTTACAACAGATGCAAAGATGGCTTAACAAAGTTGTTGTACGTTTCACCTGAAAGACTCACCAACAAACTTTTTCTTCAGCAAATTGAAGAAATTCAGCTATCATTTATTGCGGTGGATGAAGCGCACTGTATTTCAGAATGGGGACAAGATTTCAGACCAAGTTATCAGAATATCAAAGATTTTAGGAAAAACAATCCTGAAATTACATGTCTTGCATTAACAGCAACGGCTACTCCTAAAGTTTTAGATGAAATTAAAACTAAGCTTGAACTTAAAGATCCTAAGGTTTTTCAGAAAAGTTTTAAAAGAGACAATATTAAACTATTTTCTGAAGAAATTTCAGACAAGTATCAAAAGGTTTTTAACATTCTTAAATATGCTAAAGAATCGGGAATTATCTATGTGAGAACCCGAAAAGATGCAGAATTACTCACTGAATTTCTTCACCGACATAAAATCCAGAATGTAGATTATTTCCATGCAGGTTTATCAACAAAAGAAAAAAACGAAAGACAAAATTTCTGGAACAACAGTGATCAAAATGTATTAATTTCCACCAATGCTTTTGGAATGGGGATCGACAAAGACAATGTACGTTTCGTCATTCACTTCTCCCCTTCTCAGTCGATTGAAAATTATTATCAGGAAATCGGTCGTGCCGGAAGAGACGGCAAAAAAAGTTATGCATTCATGCTTTGGAATAAGCAGGAAATTTCAAATTTTGATCAGATTTTAAGAAATCAAATTCCCAATAAAGCAGAGTTTCTAAAGATTATTTCTTATCTCTATTCTAAATTTCAGGTAGCAGAATTTGAGCTCCCCGAAAAGGTTTTTCAGTTAAATACTTCAGGAATCCAAAGTTTCACCAAACTTTCAACAGCAAAAATAAAAAATGTTCTGAATTTCCTCCATACTCAGGAAATCATTTTTCACAACAGTAACAAAAGCTTATCATCTCTCGAACTTCTCATTAAGCCTGATGAAATTGATCAGCTTCCACAGAAAGATGCTTATTTTATTGAACTTCTTTTGCGGAGCATTTCTGGAATTACGACACACAAAGTAATGTTTAGCGAGCAGAATGTAAGCAATAAAATAGGAGTAAGTGTTCATCTGATTAAAGAACGATTGAAAGAATTACAGCAGAAAAATTATTTGGAATATATTGATGGAGCTTTAGCGAGTGTAAAATTTCTGAAACCACGTGACGAAAGAACCATCAACGGAATGTATTGGAGCCTTTTCGAACACATTCAGAAAAATAAAATCCAGAAATGGGAAGAAATGAAATTTTTCATCGAAGACAATCAATACTGCAAAATGAAATTGATTCTCTCCTATTTCGGTGAAAAAAACACTAAGAACTGCGGACAATGTACCGTTTGTGAAAAAAACAAACAATCTATTTTTGGCAAAAATGTTTCTTTGGAGATCATTAAGGTTTTAAATAAAAAACCGGCAACCATTGAAGAAATTTCTATACAGCTACAGTTTCATTCTAAAGAAAATATTTTAGAAAATCTTATCTTCTTATTAGATTCTGGAAAAGTAAAAATGCTGAATTTTAGAACGTATAGTTTAGTGTAA